In Desulfovibrio sp. 86, the following proteins share a genomic window:
- a CDS encoding ABC transporter substrate-binding protein produces the protein MRDDTGHEARLEAPAKRIIALYGAFNELLLALGAGDSLAARTVADANIPGLEHLPAIGTHMRPNAELIVQQSPDLVIQLAGRNEALLQTEALRALGLNVLVFEMNSFEQMFGVLQKLGQLTGREAEAARLTDAWQARLADLEARYKNQKPVRVFYEVRYPNLLAAGRGGIVDDIISRAGGRNVVTDEKKLVRFNEEALLAADPDAYIIQSGPMNPDPQPLDQRLHYKDLRAVREGRVLTVDEELFARPGPRSVDAAEELGRFLHPEAAR, from the coding sequence GTGCGTGACGATACGGGGCATGAGGCGCGTCTGGAGGCTCCGGCAAAGCGCATCATAGCCCTGTACGGAGCCTTCAACGAGCTTTTGCTGGCGCTGGGCGCTGGCGACAGTCTTGCGGCCCGCACCGTGGCTGACGCGAATATTCCCGGTCTGGAGCATCTGCCCGCCATAGGCACCCATATGCGCCCCAATGCCGAACTTATCGTGCAGCAGTCGCCCGACCTCGTCATCCAGCTTGCCGGGCGCAACGAAGCGCTGTTGCAGACCGAGGCCTTGCGCGCCCTCGGCCTGAACGTGCTTGTTTTTGAAATGAATTCCTTTGAGCAGATGTTTGGCGTGCTGCAAAAGCTCGGCCAGCTCACCGGACGCGAGGCTGAAGCCGCCCGGCTGACTGACGCGTGGCAGGCGCGGCTCGCTGACCTTGAGGCCCGCTACAAGAACCAGAAACCGGTACGTGTTTTTTATGAGGTGCGGTACCCCAATCTGCTGGCGGCGGGGCGGGGCGGCATTGTGGATGACATCATATCCCGCGCTGGCGGCCGGAATGTGGTCACGGACGAAAAAAAGCTGGTGCGCTTCAATGAAGAAGCCCTGCTGGCCGCTGACCCGGATGCGTACATCATCCAGAGCGGTCCTATGAACCCCGACCCTCAGCCCCTGGATCAGCGTCTGCATTACAAGGACCTGCGCGCGGTGCGCGAGGGCAGGGTGCTCACGGTGGATGAAGAGCTTTTTGCCCGCCCTGGGCCACGCTCTGTGGACGCCGCCGAAGAGCTTGGGCGTTTTTTGCATCCCGAGGCGGCACGCTGA
- a CDS encoding ABC transporter ATP-binding protein, translating to MLEVRNLRSGYRGRPVLQGVSFAARGGECLALLGPNGSGKTTLLRSLSGVLHAQEGEVFLQGRSLVDMKPRQRARLAAVVPQGGEYPRELTARQMALLGRYPHLSWLGCYGRKDYAAVDEALEACGAAALAPRRLAELSGGELQRVLLARALAQESPLLLLDELASGLDMARMAGLFDLLERRRAAGACVLMAVHDCNLAAIYATRLLGLKAGKLVFDGPVDAVFTEEKLSALYDIPIGVLPHPLWGLPQALLARAHGPRSHDSFAACPGDACFGDAGAGPGFDAVVSFGPAAGFTNRDAGR from the coding sequence ATGCTTGAGGTGCGCAACCTGCGCTCCGGCTACAGGGGGCGGCCAGTATTGCAGGGCGTGAGTTTTGCGGCGCGGGGCGGTGAATGCCTGGCCCTGCTTGGCCCCAACGGCAGCGGCAAGACCACGCTGTTACGCAGCCTTTCCGGCGTGCTGCACGCGCAGGAAGGGGAGGTTTTTCTTCAGGGCAGGTCCCTCGTGGACATGAAGCCGCGCCAGCGCGCGCGGCTGGCGGCTGTGGTGCCGCAGGGCGGCGAGTACCCGCGTGAGCTTACGGCGCGGCAGATGGCCCTGCTTGGGCGGTATCCGCACCTTTCGTGGTTGGGCTGTTACGGCCGCAAAGATTACGCGGCGGTGGACGAGGCCCTGGAAGCCTGCGGCGCTGCCGCGCTGGCCCCGCGCCGTCTTGCGGAACTGTCGGGCGGCGAACTGCAACGGGTGCTGCTGGCCCGCGCCCTGGCGCAGGAAAGCCCGCTCCTGCTGCTGGACGAATTGGCCTCAGGGCTGGACATGGCCCGCATGGCCGGACTTTTTGATTTGCTGGAACGCCGTCGCGCCGCCGGGGCCTGCGTGCTCATGGCTGTGCACGACTGTAATCTGGCGGCCATCTATGCCACGAGGCTGTTGGGCCTCAAGGCCGGAAAACTTGTTTTTGACGGTCCGGTGGACGCGGTTTTTACCGAGGAGAAGCTCAGTGCCCTTTATGATATCCCTATCGGCGTTTTGCCGCACCCGCTTTGGGGCCTGCCGCAGGCCTTGCTGGCGCGGGCGCATGGCCCCCGCAGTCATGACAGCTTTGCCGCATGCCCAGGCGACGCATGTTTTGGCGACGCTGGCGCTGGCCCTGGTTTTGACGCTGTCGTCAGCTTTGGCCCTGCCGCTGGTTTCACCAACCGCGACGCTGGCCGCTGA
- the hypE gene encoding hydrogenase expression/formation protein HypE, giving the protein MEDCLLLDAGSGGRASQRLVSQCFFRHFANPLLERMDDAALLTDIRGPLAMSTDSYTVTPLFFPGGSIGSLAVHGTVNDVAMLGARPRYLSCAFILEEGLALETLERVTADMAAAAREAGVLIVTGDTKVVPRGACDKIFINTTGIGEVFANPAPSGHSARPGDAVLVSGAMGDHGLTVMGSREGLSFLTDVASDSAPLNHMIADIFEAAGEVHVLRDPTRGGLATTLNEIAEQSQMGILLDETAIPVHEAVRNGCSFLGLDPLYLANEGKCICIVPEDRAEAALEAMRRSPYGKEAARVGTVTEGKAQVSLQTRIGGRRLLGMLEGAQLPRIC; this is encoded by the coding sequence ATGGAAGACTGTCTTCTTCTGGATGCGGGCAGCGGTGGCCGCGCCTCGCAGCGTCTTGTGTCCCAGTGCTTTTTCCGCCACTTCGCCAACCCCCTGCTGGAGCGCATGGATGACGCGGCCCTGCTGACCGACATTCGCGGCCCTCTGGCCATGAGCACGGACTCCTACACCGTGACGCCCCTGTTTTTTCCCGGCGGCAGCATAGGCAGCCTCGCCGTGCACGGAACCGTCAATGACGTGGCCATGCTGGGCGCTCGCCCCCGCTACCTCAGTTGCGCCTTCATCCTTGAAGAAGGCCTTGCGCTGGAAACGCTTGAACGCGTCACTGCCGACATGGCGGCGGCGGCCCGCGAAGCCGGGGTGCTCATCGTCACTGGCGACACCAAGGTGGTTCCCAGAGGGGCCTGCGACAAAATATTTATCAATACCACTGGCATAGGTGAAGTTTTTGCCAACCCGGCCCCGTCCGGGCACAGCGCGCGCCCCGGTGACGCGGTGCTGGTGAGCGGAGCCATGGGCGACCACGGCCTTACGGTTATGGGCAGCCGCGAAGGGCTGTCCTTTCTCACGGACGTGGCTTCGGATTCCGCGCCCCTCAACCATATGATCGCGGACATTTTCGAAGCCGCCGGTGAAGTGCATGTGCTGCGCGATCCCACGCGCGGCGGCCTTGCCACCACGCTGAACGAGATTGCCGAACAGTCGCAAATGGGCATTCTTCTGGACGAAACGGCCATTCCCGTGCACGAGGCCGTGCGGAACGGCTGTTCGTTTTTGGGGCTGGACCCCCTGTACCTGGCCAATGAGGGCAAATGCATCTGCATCGTGCCTGAGGACAGGGCCGAGGCCGCGCTTGAGGCCATGCGCCGCTCGCCCTATGGCAAGGAGGCCGCGCGCGTGGGCACGGTCACGGAGGGCAAGGCGCAGGTGAGCCTGCAAACCCGCATCGGCGGCCGCCGTCTGCTGGGCATGCTTGAAGGGGCGCAATTGCCGCGCATCTGCTGA
- the cobI gene encoding precorrin-2 C(20)-methyltransferase produces MTGVLYGVGVGPGASDLLTLRAVNALGKVDVILAAASPKNDYSAALETARPHLRSDARMLRLEFPMTRDRAVLRDAWRVAAEKTQQVLEDGENAAFLTIGDPLVYSTFGYLIQTLRERAPHLPIEIIPGITSIQAAAARAGVILCENSETLRVIPGINSRDELEKALDGADTAVILKAYRNLPAIADALRATGRLDSCILASHVEQPAEKLRRGLDPEQGTPPYMSLIISRKPVSND; encoded by the coding sequence ATGACAGGAGTTTTGTACGGCGTGGGCGTCGGGCCCGGCGCTTCAGACCTGCTGACGCTGCGGGCGGTGAACGCCCTCGGCAAGGTGGACGTGATTCTGGCGGCGGCTTCGCCCAAAAATGACTATTCCGCCGCGCTGGAAACCGCCCGGCCACACTTGCGGTCTGACGCGCGCATGCTGCGTCTGGAATTCCCCATGACGCGGGATCGCGCCGTGCTGCGCGACGCCTGGCGCGTGGCCGCCGAAAAAACGCAGCAAGTCCTGGAAGACGGCGAAAATGCGGCCTTTCTGACCATTGGCGACCCGCTTGTCTACAGCACCTTTGGCTACCTCATACAGACGCTCAGGGAACGCGCGCCCCACCTGCCCATTGAGATCATCCCCGGCATTACCTCCATTCAGGCGGCAGCCGCGCGCGCGGGCGTCATTTTGTGCGAAAACAGCGAAACCCTGCGCGTCATTCCCGGCATCAACAGCCGCGACGAGCTTGAAAAAGCTCTCGATGGGGCTGATACCGCCGTTATCCTCAAGGCGTACCGCAACCTTCCGGCCATTGCGGACGCCCTGCGCGCCACAGGACGGCTGGACTCCTGTATTCTGGCCAGCCATGTGGAGCAGCCCGCCGAAAAGCTGCGCCGTGGGCTGGACCCGGAACAAGGCACCCCGCCCTATATGTCGCTGATCATCAGCAGAAAACCCGTGAGCAACGACTAG
- a CDS encoding polyphenol oxidase family protein has translation MPISYIPFVFPGLDSVRCAFQTRPGGVCRGEYGGGNISFSVGDDAALVAANRESLLADLQSQGLRRWAELQQVHGDVMAFEPTPVACDAVAVEEGDGMATTEPGLGLLIKTADCQPILLAHKSGRYVAAMHAGWRGNRCDFPLSGVVRFCEHYDLRPQDVFAVRGPSLGPGKAEFINFDKEWGPQFVPWFDEESRTMDLWGLTRHQLVQAGIPTRNIFGLDICTASNNDQFFSYRCARASGRQASIIWIEKN, from the coding sequence GTGCCTATAAGCTATATCCCCTTTGTGTTTCCCGGCCTGGATTCCGTGCGTTGCGCCTTTCAGACCCGCCCCGGCGGCGTGTGCCGTGGAGAGTACGGCGGCGGCAATATTTCCTTCAGCGTTGGGGACGACGCGGCCCTGGTGGCGGCCAACCGCGAGAGCCTGCTGGCGGACCTGCAATCCCAGGGCTTGCGCCGCTGGGCGGAATTGCAGCAGGTGCACGGCGATGTCATGGCCTTTGAGCCGACCCCTGTGGCCTGCGACGCGGTGGCGGTGGAAGAGGGGGACGGCATGGCCACGACCGAACCCGGCCTGGGCCTGCTCATCAAGACGGCGGACTGCCAGCCCATTTTGCTGGCGCATAAAAGCGGCAGGTACGTGGCGGCCATGCACGCTGGCTGGCGCGGCAACCGCTGCGACTTTCCTCTTTCAGGCGTGGTGCGCTTTTGCGAGCACTATGACCTCAGGCCGCAGGACGTCTTTGCCGTCCGGGGGCCGAGCCTTGGCCCTGGCAAGGCGGAATTCATCAATTTTGACAAGGAATGGGGGCCGCAGTTCGTGCCCTGGTTTGACGAAGAAAGCCGCACCATGGATCTTTGGGGATTGACCCGCCACCAGCTTGTGCAGGCGGGTATTCCGACACGCAATATCTTTGGTCTGGATATCTGCACCGCCAGCAACAACGACCAGTTTTTCTCCTACCGTTGCGCCAGAGCTTCGGGCCGCCAGGCCAGCATTATCTGGATTGAGAAAAACTGA
- a CDS encoding 5-formyltetrahydrofolate cyclo-ligase — translation MSENPPVKAVRPLPPEAVATRKQALRERMTRLRREQSRHLARERAVAAQEKLLRADCWRQASSVALYVGVKDELGTGLLLEAAWREGRTLWLPRVRHGQPGFMDFVACTSREQLRPGPFGLVEPEADLPGFGPEDVSAGAGRACSPTGGAAFAPSLMVLPGLAFDLEGGRLGYGGGYYDRFLQAGLECPRVGFCFDFQLVPPLPLAPWDQRVHHLCTEERLLCL, via the coding sequence ATCCCCCTGTGAAGGCCGTGCGGCCGCTGCCGCCGGAAGCGGTGGCCACGCGCAAACAGGCTCTGCGCGAGCGCATGACCAGGCTTCGCCGTGAGCAGTCCCGGCACCTTGCTCGTGAGCGGGCAGTGGCGGCGCAGGAAAAACTGCTCCGGGCGGACTGCTGGCGTCAGGCTTCATCAGTGGCGCTTTACGTGGGCGTCAAGGACGAGCTTGGCACCGGCCTGTTGCTGGAAGCGGCATGGCGTGAAGGGCGCACCCTCTGGCTGCCGCGCGTCCGGCACGGACAACCCGGCTTTATGGATTTTGTGGCGTGCACCAGCCGCGAGCAACTGCGGCCCGGCCCTTTTGGTCTTGTTGAGCCGGAAGCGGACCTGCCGGGTTTTGGCCCTGAAGACGTGTCCGCTGGCGCTGGCAGGGCCTGCTCTCCGACGGGCGGCGCGGCCTTTGCCCCCTCGCTGATGGTGCTGCCCGGCCTGGCTTTTGATCTTGAAGGCGGCCGCCTCGGGTACGGCGGCGGGTATTATGACCGGTTTTTACAGGCCGGGCTTGAGTGTCCACGCGTGGGCTTCTGTTTCGATTTTCAGCTTGTCCCTCCCTTGCCCCTGGCCCCCTGGGATCAGCGGGTTCACCATCTATGCACCGAAGAGCGTCTGTTGTGCCTATAA
- a CDS encoding FecCD family ABC transporter permease: MTATSHSSSPSGLSSVRLWPAFAALAALWLVSLPLACLPGPVPLAAGQVFHALAAQLGLAAPPQDTSLMLVVGQIRLARVCLATLCGGALAVAGVALQGVLRNPLADPFTLGISAGAACGASIAIALGGVAGRALSGLLSAVHISLPGPAALVAPAALAGALLALAGALWLGRGDGGFRRESVILAGIAVAAFLGALVALIKALNEESVTSIVFWIMGSFQGRGWDSLPLLLATFVPGLLAVALGWRALDVLTMGDEQAAQLGLNVGRARLWLLAGASCMTAGCVAVAGVIGFVGLVVPHVLRLVLGCGHGPLLAGAFFGGGVLLVWADVLARSVLDGGQELPVGVVTALLGGPFFALLVRRRT; encoded by the coding sequence ATGACCGCGACATCACATTCCTCTTCTCCCTCCGGGTTGTCATCCGTGCGCCTGTGGCCCGCATTCGCGGCCTTGGCGGCGCTGTGGCTTGTTTCCCTGCCGCTGGCCTGCCTGCCCGGGCCGGTTCCGCTGGCGGCGGGCCAGGTTTTTCACGCCCTGGCGGCGCAACTGGGGCTGGCCGCGCCGCCGCAGGATACGTCGCTCATGCTGGTGGTGGGGCAGATACGCCTTGCCCGCGTGTGCCTTGCGACCCTGTGCGGCGGCGCTTTGGCCGTGGCGGGCGTGGCCCTGCAAGGGGTTTTGCGCAACCCTCTTGCCGACCCCTTTACCCTGGGGATTTCGGCGGGCGCGGCCTGCGGCGCAAGCATCGCCATCGCCCTTGGCGGCGTTGCGGGCAGAGCCCTGAGCGGCCTTTTGTCGGCAGTGCATATTTCCCTGCCGGGGCCTGCGGCCCTGGTGGCTCCGGCGGCCCTGGCGGGCGCGCTGCTGGCCCTGGCCGGAGCCCTGTGGCTCGGCAGGGGCGACGGCGGCTTCAGGCGTGAGAGCGTCATACTTGCGGGCATTGCCGTGGCGGCCTTTCTGGGCGCGCTGGTGGCATTGATCAAGGCGCTCAATGAGGAATCCGTAACCAGCATTGTTTTCTGGATTATGGGGTCATTTCAGGGGCGCGGATGGGACAGTCTGCCCCTGTTGCTGGCGACGTTCGTGCCTGGCCTGCTGGCTGTGGCCTTGGGCTGGCGCGCGCTGGACGTTCTGACCATGGGCGACGAGCAGGCCGCCCAGCTTGGGCTGAATGTGGGCCGCGCGCGGCTTTGGCTGCTGGCCGGGGCAAGCTGCATGACGGCTGGCTGCGTGGCGGTGGCCGGGGTCATCGGCTTTGTGGGCCTGGTGGTGCCGCACGTGCTGCGCCTTGTGTTGGGCTGCGGTCACGGCCCCCTGCTGGCCGGAGCGTTTTTTGGCGGCGGCGTGCTGCTGGTCTGGGCCGACGTGCTGGCCCGCAGTGTGCTGGACGGCGGACAGGAACTGCCCGTGGGCGTGGTTACCGCGCTTCTTGGCGGGCCATTTTTTGCCCTGCTGGTGCGGAGGCGGACATGA